A window from Salvia miltiorrhiza cultivar Shanhuang (shh) chromosome 2, IMPLAD_Smil_shh, whole genome shotgun sequence encodes these proteins:
- the LOC131011591 gene encoding fatty acid desaturase 4, chloroplastic-like, which produces MELKQRSASQTLNQESNWPITTFAHRARLAAGCATLLFSIAKSLVLTTAAPRAWLESMLAATVAYFTADLVTGIYHWAIDNYGSAQTPIFGSQIVGFQGHHHRPSQLAKPPVAYNVHIAAAAVTAVVTPINLLCSDPVFLLFVGVFAGCVMFSQQFHAWAHTPKGRLPTLVAMLQDAGIILRRADHAAHHRPPFNNSYCIVSGVWNRVLDRSKFFVALEVVVATALGHEPRSWSDTISDWSEKSGTN; this is translated from the coding sequence ATGGAGCTTAAACAGAGGTCAGCCTCGCAAACCCTAAATCAAGAGAGTAATTGGCCCATCACTACCTTCGCTCACCGTGCACGCTTGGCCGCTGGCTGCGCCACCTTGCTATTCTCCATAGCCAAATCCCTAGTGCTGACCACCGCCGCTCCACGGGCATGGCTCGAGTCCATGCTTGCCGCCACGGTGGCCTACTTCACGGCGGACCTAGTTACGGGCATTTATCACTGGGCCATAGACAACTACGGCAGCGCCCAAACTCCGATCTTCGGCTCCCAAATCGTGGGTTTCCAAGGTCACCACCACCGCCCCTCGCAACTCGCCAAACCGCCTGTCGCCTACAACGTCCACATTGCGGCCGCCGCCGTCACAGCCGTCGTGACTCCCATAAACTTATTATGCAGCGATCCGGTTTTCCTGTTATTTGTGGGCGTATTTGCAGGGTGCGTCATGTTCAGCCAGCAGTTCCATGCATGGGCCCACACCCCAAAGGGGAGGCTGCCGACACTGGTGGCGATGCTCCAGGACGCCGGGATCATCTTGAGGCGAGCCGACCACGCTGCGCACCACCGCCCTCCCTTCAACAACAGTTACTGCATCGTGAGCGGAGTGTGGAATAGGGTTTTGGATAGGTCCAAGTTCTTCGTGGCgctggaggtggtggtggcgaCGGCGCTCGGCCACGAGCCGCGGTCGTGGAGCGACACTATCTCAGATTGGAGTGAAAAATCAGGGACGAATTAA